The genomic stretch TGAGCACAAATACTGCCCGGTGTGCGCGAATGAACTGCTAAAATATGTGGGGAGCTTGCTCAATCGGTAATTCGCGGTATGTTCCGCGCATTGCTTTGCAAAGATGCGCGGAACATCACCAGCGTTTTTGATTTTCACAATCAGTCACTTTTTTGTTTGTTGCCAATTGGGCGGCTGTAGCCACAAATAATTGGATGAAATCCATTTAATCTTTACTAAACGGTAATCAAACGAGAATTAATTGGAGAAAATCCATCTAATTTTATCCGTCCGCGGCGGCGGTGGGTGTGAGTCCGTTTTTCGAGCGGGATTTTGGCCCCGTTATTTGCCGGAGGCTGGAACGGTGCCGGCGTCCTGGAAGTATTCTTCCAGCGTCAGGCCGCTCTCATACACTTCCGCGGCGATTTTTTTGCCGACATAGCGAATATGCCACGGCTCATAAATGTAGCCGGTTATCGCCTCTTTATCTTTTGGATAACGGATAATAAAGCCGTATTCGTGGGCGTGCTCAGCCAGCCATTGGCCTTCTTTGGTTTCGCCGAATTTTTCGTCCAGGGCAAATCCGGCGCTTTCGCTCGATACGTCGATGGCCAAGCCTGTTTGGTGTTCGCTTTGGCCGGGGCGGGCGCTGAAGCGGTTCGCCGCTTCTTCTCCCTGCTGCTTGACATATGCCGCAAACAGCGCTACTTGCGTCTTGTAGGAACGGTAGCCCGACACGCCGTACAAATAAATGCCGTCTTTTTTGGCGCCGGCGAACAAAGCTTCCAGGGCGTCCGCGGCGATTTTGCGCAGATGCCTTTTCTCAACGATTTCATTATAGGAAAACGGCACGTTCGGAACCACGAGATCGTCCGGCGCGTAATCGGCGGGCAGATTGCGCTTTTTGTTGGCCACGACCGCGACATCGTCCGGATTGGTGACCACTTCCACGCCGTCCGCGTTCACTTTAACGGTTGCGGCGAGCGAATATTTGATGGTGATATGCGCTTTTGCCTTTTTCCCGTGGTAGGAAGCCGTTATCGTGGCTGTGTCGCCTGTTTCCGCCTGCTTTGCGACGGTCAATTCGCCCTTTTTGTCAACACTGACAACTTTCGGGTCGCTGCTTGTAAAGTCGATTTCATCCGTATTGGTGATTTTCGCCAACGAAACATCCTGGCCGTTTGCTAGGCGCGCGGAAATTTGCAGCGATTGCGCTTTTGTTCCTTGTTCATCCGCGGTTCTCGGCGGCAGCACGATTTCCGCGGGAGCGATGGCGATCGCCTGCACCTGTTCGGGCGAAATCCGCTCGCTTGTTTGCGCCGTTTTTGCGGGCGTCGAAGCCGGATTCGCCGTTTCCGTCGCAGGTGTAGCGATCGGCGAATTTGCTTCTTTTCCGCATCCGGACAAAGCCAATGATAAAAATACAACGATTGCGAGCGATAAACGTTTTTTATTCATGATGAAAGCTCCTTCGAAGTTTGTATGCGCTGTGGGTTGGCGGCGGCGTTCATTGTTTTTTCGCTGTTAATCAGCTAAAATCGGCAACGTGGACACTTTTTTGCAAAGGGCCGATCCGTATGGGCAAACGGTTGCTGTTCAATCCTTGGGGCATCATCCTGCGGTTGGCGTTGCCATCCGTCGTATCGTTCGCCACCATGACTTTGACCGGTACGATCAATTTAATCATGGTTGGACATT from Bacilli bacterium encodes the following:
- a CDS encoding M15 family metallopeptidase, coding for MNKKRLSLAIVVFLSLALSGCGKEANSPIATPATETANPASTPAKTAQTSERISPEQVQAIAIAPAEIVLPPRTADEQGTKAQSLQISARLANGQDVSLAKITNTDEIDFTSSDPKVVSVDKKGELTVAKQAETGDTATITASYHGKKAKAHITIKYSLAATVKVNADGVEVVTNPDDVAVVANKKRNLPADYAPDDLVVPNVPFSYNEIVEKRHLRKIAADALEALFAGAKKDGIYLYGVSGYRSYKTQVALFAAYVKQQGEEAANRFSARPGQSEHQTGLAIDVSSESAGFALDEKFGETKEGQWLAEHAHEYGFIIRYPKDKEAITGYIYEPWHIRYVGKKIAAEVYESGLTLEEYFQDAGTVPASGK